The genomic region TCACCCGGTGCAGCGCCACCTCGGTGACGTCCATCCGGTGCTGAGAAATCAACTGCAGCAACAGATCGAACGGCCCGTCGAAGTTGTCGAGGCTGACGTGGAAGCGGCGGCCCGAGACCACGGCGTCCGCGGGGGCAGCGACCGACTCGTGAGGGACCTGCGGCGGGGCCGCTGCAACACTGCCGGGCGCGGCGATCACCGTGCCGGCGCCGGTCACCGCGCGATCACTTCCCGAGCCAGGGCACGGTAGGCATCGGCGGCAGCCGAGGTCGGGGCATAGCTGGTGATCGGTTCACCGGCGACCGTGGTCTCCGGGAACTTGACGGTGCGCGCGATCACCGTGTCGTAGACGTCATCCCCGAAGCGCTGCACCAACATCGCCACGACGTCCCGAGCGTGCACGGTGCGGCCGTCGAACATCGTCACCAGCACGCCGTCGACCGCGAGATCGGGATTGATCCGCTCCTGCACCTTCTCGATCGTGTCGACCAACAGCGCGACACCACGCAGCGAGAAGAACTCCGCGGCCACCGGCATGATGACGCCGTCCGAGCAGGCCAGCGCGTTCACCGTGAGCAGACCCAGCGACGGCTGGCAGTCGATGAGGACGTAGTCGTAGGCATGCAGGACCGGCCGGAGCGCCCGGGCCAGGGTCTGCTCCCGACCGACCTCGTTGATCAGCTGCACCTCTGCCGCCGACAGGTCGATGTTGGCCGGCAGCAGGTCGAGGTTCTCGACCTTGGTCGAAACGAGCACGTCGGTGATCGACGTCGAGCGCTCCAACATCAGGTTGTAGATCGTGCGGTCCATCTCGTGGGACGGCACTCCCAGCCCCGCGGACAGCGCACCCTGCGGATCGAGGTCGACCAGCAGTACCTTGCGACCGAACCCGGCGAGCGCAGCCCCCAGGTTGATGGTCGACGTCGTCTTGCCGACCCCACCCTTCTGGTTGCACATGGCGATGACCCTGGCGGGACCGTGCGTGGTGAGCGGCTGTGGTTCGACCGCCGGACGCATCGGACGAGCAGTCGGGCCCATCTCGGCGCCCGCGGCACGGTCGGCGACAGACGCGGGAACCGGGAACAGCTCATCAGCTCCGTCGGCGGACGGTGCTGCCGGTCCGACTCCCGAAGAGTCGTCGTCCTGCGGCGAGGGCGTGGCTGCGGCGGCGTCGCCGGACACCAGGCTCGCCGTGTCCCGTTCTGTGCTCAACTACCTGCTCCTCGTCCCGTCGTCCTCCCGACGACCAGGTCAGGGTATGCGCTCGGCGCCCCCCGCTCCAACCGACGCCCCGCGATCAGCCGAGCAGCTTCCGCGCGATGGAGACCGCGGCTGCCTTCTTCGCCGGGTCCGCGCCGTCGGTCGAGCTGCCGACCGTGACCGTCCACTGGGTCG from Nakamurella sp. A5-74 harbors:
- a CDS encoding AAA family ATPase; amino-acid sequence: MGPTARPMRPAVEPQPLTTHGPARVIAMCNQKGGVGKTTSTINLGAALAGFGRKVLLVDLDPQGALSAGLGVPSHEMDRTIYNLMLERSTSITDVLVSTKVENLDLLPANIDLSAAEVQLINEVGREQTLARALRPVLHAYDYVLIDCQPSLGLLTVNALACSDGVIMPVAAEFFSLRGVALLVDTIEKVQERINPDLAVDGVLVTMFDGRTVHARDVVAMLVQRFGDDVYDTVIARTVKFPETTVAGEPITSYAPTSAAADAYRALAREVIAR